The following proteins come from a genomic window of Macadamia integrifolia cultivar HAES 741 chromosome 14, SCU_Mint_v3, whole genome shotgun sequence:
- the LOC122061134 gene encoding dirigent protein 19-like: MAGSSFLLLSITLTFTILLSQTPPVVSSFVETLNRRSLGLKKEKLSHFRFYWHDILSGHNPTAVRIARAPLNSSATGFGLMYMIDDPLTEGPEMRSKLLGRAQGFYASASQQEVGLLMAMNFAFMEGKYNGSTITILGRNAVLSAVREMPVIGGSGLFRFARGYAQVKTHNFNFTTGDAVVEYNVYVMHY; the protein is encoded by the coding sequence ATGGCAGgatcttccttcctccttctctCCATCACCCTCACCTTCACCATTCTTCTCTCCCAAACCCCCCCAGTCGTCTCCAGCTTTGTTGAAACCCTGAATCGGAGGTCACTAGGACTTAAGAAAGAGAAACTAAGCCACTTCCGCTTCTACTGGCACGATATCCTCAGTGGCCACAACCCCACCGCCGTAAGAATCGCCAGAGCTCCGTTGAACTCATCGGCGACGGGGTTTGGTCTCATGTACATGATCGATGATCCATTGACGGAAGGGCCAGAGATGAGATCGAAGCTCCTCGGGAGAGCTCAAGGGTTCTATGCTTCTGCTTCGCAGCAAGAGGTTGGATTGTTGATGGCGATGAACTTTGCTTTCATGGAAGGGAAGTACAATGGGAGCACTATCACTATACTGGGGAGGAATGCAGTTTTATCGGCGGTGAGGGAGATGCCGGTGATCGGAGGTAGTGGGCTTTTCCGGTTTGCTAGAGGGTATGCTCAGGTCAAGACTCATAACTTTAACTTTACCACTGGTGATGCCGTTGTTGAGTACAATGTTTATGTCATGCATTATTGA